In Methylocystis echinoides, one genomic interval encodes:
- a CDS encoding peptidase domain-containing ABC transporter, which translates to MSLQILQMRKRVKTILQNEAMECGLACVAMIANYHKHDISVSYLRSLVSVSMRGLSLADIVELAGRLDLDAQGFAVSNVGELKNLRCPALLHWNGDHFVVLEEVSRGGVFKIHDPAFGLRIYTRDDVERHFSGVALEFEPRVDFSSVKAKDNSVFWEVFRSCRGLEHVIAIITVLSFAASLFSLATPILLEIALDVVIPQFDLDLLTIVMLGLGLFMSFEALSRWLRDVVTARAATMFEIHFTRNIIGHAFRLPLRYFEARHTGDFVTRLSSIDHIKTFIVSGFIDTIADGVMSFMVVLLMFYYSPSMAFVSILTLAAAIVLRLVTYPKIAMRTLETLEARSEEQALLLDGLRRIDSLKAHNTAEFFGLKWFENFARFANKSYASKKLSIDTDLLLHLIFMIGTVVTLYMGVSDTMKSTISLGVLYAFFTLRNSFFFNMNAMILSLLNLSIMRVHFNRLDDILSEKTETHTTGATIARPIRRKVSLRGVSVAFGQNTKPLLSNVDFDIDIARGESLAIVGPSGCGKSSLLKIVASLHHAEKGQFLVDDRPLEEFGLYPYRMNIGAVFADDGVIAGSVLDNLSMFSPSIAMSTIEEALETVGLLDDVLRLPQGLATRVTNESAILSTGQRRRLLLARALCRRPRLLLLDEVTANLDAASEERLVKSLMAFPAAKLFVTHSEKLLPMVDRVYRIENGGLSALTAKAA; encoded by the coding sequence ATGAGCCTGCAAATTCTGCAGATGCGGAAACGCGTCAAGACGATTCTTCAAAATGAAGCGATGGAGTGTGGTCTCGCCTGCGTGGCGATGATCGCCAATTACCACAAGCACGATATCAGCGTCTCTTACTTGCGCTCTCTCGTGTCGGTTTCCATGCGCGGGCTGAGTCTTGCCGATATCGTCGAACTGGCGGGACGGCTCGATCTCGACGCGCAGGGCTTCGCCGTATCGAATGTCGGCGAGCTGAAGAATCTCAGATGCCCGGCGCTGCTTCATTGGAACGGCGACCACTTCGTCGTGCTCGAAGAGGTCTCGCGCGGCGGCGTCTTCAAAATCCACGATCCCGCCTTTGGTCTGAGGATTTACACCCGCGACGACGTCGAGCGTCACTTCAGCGGCGTGGCGCTCGAATTCGAGCCGAGAGTCGATTTCAGCAGCGTCAAGGCCAAGGACAATTCCGTCTTCTGGGAAGTCTTCCGCTCCTGTCGCGGCCTGGAACACGTCATCGCGATCATTACGGTCCTTTCCTTTGCCGCGAGTCTATTCTCTCTGGCGACGCCCATCCTGCTGGAGATCGCGCTCGACGTCGTCATTCCTCAATTCGATCTCGACCTGCTCACCATCGTGATGTTGGGCCTCGGGCTGTTCATGTCGTTCGAGGCGCTGAGCAGATGGCTGCGGGACGTCGTGACGGCACGCGCCGCGACGATGTTTGAAATCCACTTCACGCGCAATATCATCGGGCACGCCTTCCGGCTGCCGCTCCGCTATTTCGAGGCGCGCCACACTGGCGATTTCGTTACGAGGCTGTCATCGATCGACCACATCAAGACCTTCATCGTCTCCGGATTTATCGACACGATCGCGGACGGCGTCATGTCCTTCATGGTCGTTCTGCTCATGTTTTATTATTCGCCGTCCATGGCCTTCGTCTCCATCCTGACGCTGGCCGCGGCGATTGTCTTGCGCCTCGTCACCTATCCGAAAATCGCCATGCGCACCCTCGAAACGCTCGAGGCGCGCAGTGAGGAACAGGCGCTCCTGCTCGACGGGCTTCGGCGCATCGACTCGCTCAAGGCGCACAACACGGCCGAGTTCTTCGGGCTGAAATGGTTCGAGAATTTCGCGCGCTTTGCAAATAAGAGCTACGCCTCGAAAAAACTGTCGATCGACACAGATCTCCTGTTGCATCTGATTTTCATGATTGGGACCGTCGTCACGTTGTATATGGGCGTCAGCGACACGATGAAGAGCACGATTTCGCTCGGCGTCCTCTATGCCTTCTTCACCTTGCGCAATTCGTTCTTTTTCAACATGAACGCCATGATCCTCAGCCTTTTGAACCTGTCGATCATGCGGGTTCATTTCAATCGGCTCGACGACATTCTCAGCGAAAAGACCGAAACTCATACGACCGGCGCGACCATCGCCCGCCCGATCCGACGCAAGGTCAGCCTGCGCGGCGTGTCGGTGGCGTTTGGGCAGAATACGAAGCCGTTGCTTTCCAACGTCGATTTCGACATCGACATCGCAAGGGGCGAGTCGCTCGCCATTGTCGGCCCTTCAGGATGCGGCAAATCTTCGCTTCTCAAAATCGTCGCCAGCCTCCACCACGCCGAAAAAGGCCAGTTTCTGGTGGACGATCGGCCGCTGGAAGAATTCGGCCTCTATCCGTATCGGATGAACATTGGAGCCGTTTTCGCGGATGACGGCGTCATCGCCGGAAGCGTTCTGGATAATCTGAGCATGTTTTCTCCCTCGATCGCCATGTCGACGATCGAGGAGGCGCTCGAAACCGTCGGGCTTCTCGACGACGTGCTCCGGTTGCCGCAGGGACTTGCGACGCGCGTGACGAATGAAAGCGCGATCCTCTCAACCGGACAACGGCGTCGTCTGCTGCTCGCACGCGCGCTCTGCCGTCGGCCGCGCCTGCTCCTTCTCGACGAGGTCACCGCGAATCTCGACGCGGCGTCCGAAGAACGGCTGGTGAAGTCGCTGATGGCCTTTCCGGCGGCCAAATTATTCGTCACGCACAGTGAAAAACTGCTGCCGATGGTGGACCGGGTCTACAGGATCGAAAACGGCGGGCTCAGCGCGCTCACCGCGAAAGCAGCGTAA
- a CDS encoding HlyD family efflux transporter periplasmic adaptor subunit has protein sequence MSIDEFATVGGRSPTESVRAPAVSADPINDRQSFSRVAQTIDVRQNLTSKILAGLFAALVLSVLAGLWLGRFSKFETVRGYVATSGGFSRLDAPQAGVIREIFVKQGDRVTIGQPIYALRLREATSGGETTVAAEMRNLEQTRLRHVAEVARLEAFLTQAEIEKHDQLREEKALLEALDRQEASIQRALGNAQSVVQRLRRYVETGYATRDNLESHERVSFDYERQLSEIHLKRIEYKRLKMEKERQLASLIADKLSQKTAAENAISSIDSKLASVRADSALVVQAQSDGTVLALMNKVGDSVQTGQFIAGIGAPDSDLIVILDAPARAVGLARIGQRVVLKYDAFPFKTFGVYHGTIKYISSAAFNIPTSLRSAEGADPRPPAPSIRISHRSAARRAFGHRLWPETCVDRGRHADC, from the coding sequence GTGAGCATCGACGAATTCGCCACAGTCGGGGGCCGGTCGCCAACGGAGAGCGTCCGCGCGCCGGCGGTGAGCGCGGATCCGATCAACGATCGGCAGAGCTTTTCGCGCGTTGCGCAGACGATCGACGTTCGCCAGAACCTGACTTCCAAAATCCTCGCCGGCCTGTTTGCGGCGCTGGTTCTCTCGGTTCTTGCCGGCCTCTGGTTGGGACGCTTTTCGAAATTCGAAACCGTGCGCGGCTACGTCGCAACCAGCGGCGGCTTTTCACGCCTCGATGCGCCGCAGGCCGGCGTCATTCGCGAGATATTCGTCAAGCAAGGCGACAGGGTGACGATCGGCCAGCCGATTTACGCGCTGCGGCTGCGCGAGGCGACGTCGGGCGGCGAGACCACGGTCGCGGCCGAGATGCGCAATCTCGAACAGACCCGGCTGCGCCATGTCGCCGAGGTCGCGAGGCTCGAGGCCTTTCTCACGCAGGCCGAGATAGAAAAGCACGACCAGTTGCGCGAGGAGAAAGCCTTGCTGGAAGCGCTCGATCGACAGGAAGCCTCGATCCAGCGCGCGCTCGGCAACGCCCAGTCGGTCGTTCAACGATTGCGCCGCTACGTCGAGACCGGCTATGCGACGCGCGACAATCTCGAAAGCCATGAACGCGTCAGCTTCGATTACGAACGGCAGCTCTCTGAAATCCATCTGAAGCGCATCGAATATAAACGGCTGAAGATGGAGAAGGAGCGACAGCTCGCCAGCCTTATCGCCGACAAGCTCAGTCAGAAGACCGCCGCCGAAAACGCGATTTCGTCGATCGACAGCAAGCTTGCCTCGGTGAGAGCCGATAGCGCGCTCGTCGTCCAAGCGCAGTCGGACGGAACCGTTCTGGCGCTCATGAACAAAGTCGGCGACTCCGTGCAAACGGGACAATTCATCGCCGGGATCGGCGCCCCCGACTCCGATCTGATCGTCATCCTCGACGCGCCGGCGCGCGCCGTCGGTCTTGCCAGGATCGGCCAGCGGGTCGTGCTCAAATACGACGCTTTTCCTTTCAAGACATTCGGAGTGTATCACGGCACGATCAAATATATTTCGTCGGCCGCGTTCAACATCCCGACGTCGTTGCGCTCGGCTGAAGGCGCCGATCCGCGGCCCCCTGCCCCTTCAATCCGAATATCGCATCGAAGTGCAGCCAGACGAGCCTTCGGTCATCGCCTATGGCCAGAAACGTGCGTTGACCGTGGGCGCCACGCTGACTGCTGA
- a CDS encoding bacteriocin — protein sequence MKKLDTKELQQIVGGGGGGNGGGCCDQPKHKKKKC from the coding sequence ATGAAGAAGCTCGACACCAAGGAACTGCAGCAGATCGTTGGCGGTGGCGGCGGCGGCAATGGCGGCGGCTGCTGCGATCAGCCCAAGCACAAGAAGAAGAAGTGCTAA
- a CDS encoding bacteriocin, producing the protein MKKLDTKDLKQITGGCGGGNGCSDGCNQPKHKKKRC; encoded by the coding sequence ATGAAGAAGCTCGACACCAAAGACCTCAAGCAGATCACCGGCGGCTGCGGCGGCGGCAACGGTTGCTCGGATGGCTGCAATCAGCCCAAGCACAAAAAGAAGAGATGCTGA
- a CDS encoding beta-ketoacyl-[acyl-carrier-protein] synthase family protein → MTRVVVTGMGVVSPCGATLDDYWQALLTGKDIFSVTDAAPGFALRVGAIGESVAFDRLSPSSLAACDRTALFALSAAEKALASAGLLTEGCAAERIAVVTGTAAGGMNSIEAQYERLFRQGVPRAHPLTIVRSMISSTASWVALAFGLKGPAFTVSSACASSAHAIGFAAQLIRGGLADVAVAVGTEAPLSQGTVLAWHALKVMSFVKCRPFSRTRDGLMISEGAAALVLESEAHARARGLRPDVAVAGFACNSDAGDIVAPTRDGMARAMRDALADARIEPGRVDYVNAHGTGTRSNDATETQALKLLFGAERTPPVSSTKGVTGHPLGAAGAFEAVATILAMQRSVAPPTANFDEPDPACGIDVIPNQPRAMEIDVALSNSFAFGGLNAALAFQKI, encoded by the coding sequence ATGACGCGCGTCGTCGTCACGGGCATGGGCGTCGTTTCTCCCTGCGGCGCGACTCTCGACGACTATTGGCAAGCGCTGCTGACCGGGAAGGACATTTTCTCGGTCACAGACGCCGCCCCGGGGTTCGCGCTCCGCGTCGGCGCAATCGGGGAAAGCGTCGCCTTCGACAGGCTTTCGCCTTCCTCGCTCGCCGCCTGCGACCGCACGGCGCTTTTCGCGTTGAGCGCGGCGGAGAAAGCGCTGGCGTCCGCCGGTCTTCTGACGGAAGGCTGCGCTGCGGAGCGCATCGCCGTCGTCACCGGCACAGCCGCCGGGGGGATGAATAGTATCGAGGCGCAGTATGAGCGCCTTTTCCGCCAGGGCGTGCCGCGCGCGCATCCCCTGACGATCGTGCGCTCGATGATCAGCTCGACGGCAAGTTGGGTGGCGCTCGCCTTCGGACTGAAGGGGCCGGCGTTCACCGTCTCCAGCGCCTGCGCCTCCTCGGCGCACGCCATCGGATTCGCGGCCCAGCTGATACGCGGCGGCCTCGCCGACGTCGCCGTCGCCGTCGGAACCGAAGCGCCTTTGTCTCAAGGAACGGTGCTCGCGTGGCACGCTTTGAAAGTCATGAGCTTCGTGAAGTGTCGGCCGTTCTCGCGCACACGCGACGGCTTGATGATTTCGGAAGGCGCCGCCGCGCTCGTTCTCGAATCCGAAGCGCATGCGCGCGCTCGAGGACTCAGGCCGGATGTCGCGGTCGCGGGCTTCGCCTGCAACTCAGACGCCGGAGACATTGTGGCGCCGACGCGTGACGGCATGGCGCGCGCGATGCGCGACGCTTTGGCCGACGCCCGGATCGAACCGGGCCGCGTCGATTACGTCAACGCGCACGGCACCGGCACCCGCTCGAACGACGCAACGGAGACGCAAGCGCTGAAACTGCTCTTCGGCGCGGAGCGGACGCCGCCCGTCTCCTCCACAAAAGGCGTTACCGGCCATCCGCTCGGCGCCGCCGGGGCTTTCGAAGCGGTCGCCACGATATTGGCGATGCAGCGAAGCGTTGCGCCCCCGACCGCCAATTTCGACGAGCCGGATCCCGCCTGCGGGATCGACGTGATCCCAAATCAGCCGCGCGCCATGGAGATCGATGTCGCCTTGTCGAACTCTTTCGCCTTCGGCGGTCTGAACGCCGCATTGGCCTTCCAGAAAATCTAA
- a CDS encoding phosphopantetheine-binding protein, which translates to MNTPDLQTVISDLIEIIRKHTQNAGESWNGATKVQDAGLDSFDVVELVFQVEDKYGIVVSLNANTSLTSDTTIQELGSLIVGQIDNGAGALK; encoded by the coding sequence ATGAACACACCCGATCTGCAAACCGTGATATCCGATCTCATCGAGATCATCCGCAAACATACGCAGAACGCCGGAGAGAGCTGGAACGGCGCGACGAAGGTTCAGGATGCCGGGCTCGACTCGTTCGACGTTGTCGAACTCGTGTTTCAGGTTGAGGATAAATATGGGATTGTCGTCAGCCTCAACGCCAACACCAGTCTGACGTCGGACACGACGATTCAGGAACTCGGCAGCCTGATCGTCGGCCAGATCGACAACGGCGCCGGCGCTCTCAAATGA
- a CDS encoding lipocalin-like domain-containing protein, with translation MKGKKLAFLGLLLPALAQAQGYGGLSSPAPGFDAPKPGTPIVFPKDHGPHPTFRTEWWYLTANLQGADGATYGVQWTLFRHALEPGAGAGWGDRNVFMGHAAATSATRHEFAQTMARGGVGQAGVAAAPFLAFIDDWAFEAKDDGFTQARVTARGPHFSYNLDLTRQGPFVLQGDVGFSLKASTGQASHYYSAPFLSVDGALSFDGREIKVTGRAWMDREWSSQSLAPDQKGWDWFSLHLASGEKVMVYRFRGADTHCSGNWIAADGTTRLLADEDISLTPRAETAINGKSVPTRWRLQVKSHGLDVETSPLNPKSWMGTTFSYWEGPISIAGSQSGEGYLEMTGY, from the coding sequence ATGAAAGGTAAGAAGCTCGCCTTTCTCGGCCTGCTGCTGCCGGCGCTCGCGCAGGCGCAAGGCTATGGCGGTCTTTCTTCGCCCGCGCCGGGCTTCGACGCGCCGAAGCCCGGAACCCCCATCGTTTTTCCCAAAGACCACGGGCCGCATCCGACCTTTCGCACCGAGTGGTGGTATCTCACCGCCAATCTGCAAGGCGCCGATGGCGCGACATACGGCGTGCAATGGACGCTTTTTCGCCATGCGCTGGAGCCCGGCGCCGGCGCGGGCTGGGGCGACCGCAACGTCTTCATGGGCCACGCCGCCGCGACGAGCGCGACGCGACATGAATTCGCCCAGACCATGGCGCGGGGCGGCGTCGGGCAGGCCGGCGTCGCGGCCGCGCCCTTCTTGGCCTTTATCGACGACTGGGCGTTCGAGGCGAAGGACGACGGCTTCACCCAGGCCCGCGTCACGGCGCGCGGCCCGCATTTCTCGTATAATCTTGATCTGACGCGCCAAGGCCCATTCGTTCTGCAGGGCGACGTGGGCTTCAGCCTGAAAGCGAGCACGGGTCAGGCCTCGCATTACTACAGCGCGCCCTTCCTCTCCGTTGACGGCGCGCTTTCCTTCGACGGGCGTGAGATAAAGGTCACCGGCCGCGCCTGGATGGACCGCGAGTGGAGCAGCCAGTCGCTCGCGCCGGACCAGAAAGGCTGGGACTGGTTTTCGCTGCATCTGGCGAGCGGCGAGAAAGTCATGGTCTATCGCTTCCGCGGCGCCGACACGCATTGTTCAGGCAACTGGATCGCAGCGGACGGAACGACGCGCCTGTTGGCCGATGAGGATATCTCGCTGACGCCGCGCGCCGAGACGGCGATCAACGGGAAAAGCGTGCCGACGCGCTGGCGCCTGCAGGTGAAAAGCCACGGGCTCGATGTCGAGACCTCGCCGCTCAATCCGAAAAGCTGGATGGGAACGACCTTCTCTTATTGGGAAGGGCCGATCTCCATCGCCGGCTCACAAAGCGGCGAGGGCTATCTCGAGATGACAGGCTACTGA
- a CDS encoding ABC transporter permease, with amino-acid sequence MREALYTFLALMSHWRRHKANLATLVIGLAIATALWSGVQALNAQARKSYDSAARVFSGGETQNLVGARGGPFPQEVFVKLRRAGVKVSPALEGALRIGDKNARLIGVEPLTLPRSTPLGPLRDNDEAEKILTGAGRAFASPETLSALQLAEGAQATTERGFRLPPVAALEAAPPGTLIVDIGVAQKALDKPERLSRLLVSPETPLDAARLRDLAVEDLRLVEPDEESDLSRLTDSFHLNLTAFGLLAFLVGFFIVSASFGLAFEQRLPMVRTLRALGVSAPTLAVALFCELLLFTLVAGGLGVAGGYLIAAALLPDVAASLEGLYGAALSGELALGTRFWLSGLAMAGAGALFAAGGGLAKTLRLPVLSVARPIAWRAAHYRYLWRQAALATLALTAAAVFYRAADGLLMGFLVIAAVLLAAALFLPIALAALLALGERFARRPLARWFFADGRQEIAGLSLALKALLLALATNIGVGGMVEGFRQTFTGWLDARLIAEIYYEAATPADAADIEAWAQKRPEITAILPVWRAKTRLSNWPVEIIGLAPHETYSAHFTLLDGGAGAWRALHEEDAILISEQLARRLGVGVGSTIDVPTQRDAWRARIVGVFPDYGNPRGQMRLDHARLAQQFSDASRVHYSLRVARDDVARVMEEMRRRFGARIARLIDNSEVKRISTDIFERTFTVTAALDTLTLIVAAIALFSSLLTLSNLRIAHIAPVWAIGVTRRRLAGLELLRILLFSGGAALVAIPLGLFMTWALVAIVNVAAFGWRLPMHVFPAQWAEVVVVALLTALCAALVPALRLARSAPVDLLKVFANER; translated from the coding sequence ATGAGAGAGGCGCTCTATACCTTTCTTGCGCTCATGAGCCATTGGCGCCGCCACAAGGCCAATCTGGCGACGCTCGTGATCGGACTCGCCATCGCCACCGCGCTGTGGAGCGGCGTGCAGGCGCTCAACGCCCAGGCGCGCAAGAGCTACGACAGCGCGGCCCGCGTCTTCTCCGGCGGCGAGACGCAAAACCTCGTCGGGGCGCGCGGCGGCCCGTTCCCGCAGGAGGTTTTCGTCAAGCTCAGACGCGCGGGCGTGAAGGTCTCGCCGGCGCTCGAAGGCGCCCTGCGCATTGGCGACAAGAACGCCCGGCTCATTGGCGTCGAGCCGCTCACGCTTCCGCGCTCGACGCCGCTTGGGCCCCTGCGCGACAACGACGAGGCCGAGAAAATTCTCACCGGCGCGGGCCGCGCTTTCGCCAGCCCAGAGACGTTGAGCGCGCTGCAGTTGGCGGAGGGCGCGCAGGCGACGACGGAGCGCGGCTTCCGGCTGCCGCCTGTCGCCGCTTTGGAGGCGGCGCCGCCGGGGACGCTTATCGTCGATATCGGCGTCGCGCAGAAAGCGCTCGACAAGCCCGAGCGGCTCTCGCGGCTGCTCGTCTCGCCCGAGACGCCGCTCGACGCGGCGCGGCTGCGCGACCTCGCGGTCGAGGATCTGCGACTCGTCGAACCCGACGAGGAAAGCGACCTGTCGCGTCTCACGGACAGCTTTCACCTCAATTTGACCGCCTTCGGCCTGCTCGCCTTTCTGGTCGGCTTCTTCATCGTCTCGGCCTCCTTCGGCCTCGCCTTCGAGCAGCGCCTGCCCATGGTGCGCACGTTGCGCGCGCTCGGCGTCTCAGCGCCGACGCTCGCCGTCGCGCTGTTCTGCGAGCTTCTCCTCTTCACGCTGGTTGCTGGCGGATTGGGCGTCGCCGGCGGCTATCTCATCGCCGCCGCGCTGCTGCCCGACGTCGCGGCCAGTCTCGAAGGGCTCTATGGCGCGGCGCTCTCCGGCGAACTCGCGCTCGGCACGCGATTCTGGCTGTCGGGCCTCGCGATGGCGGGCGCCGGCGCGCTGTTCGCCGCCGGCGGCGGCCTTGCAAAGACATTGCGCCTGCCGGTGCTGTCGGTCGCGCGGCCAATTGCCTGGCGCGCGGCGCATTACCGCTATTTGTGGCGCCAAGCCGCGTTGGCGACGCTGGCGCTGACCGCCGCAGCAGTCTTCTATCGCGCGGCGGATGGGCTGCTCATGGGCTTTCTCGTCATCGCGGCCGTCCTGCTTGCGGCGGCGCTCTTCCTGCCGATCGCCCTCGCCGCGCTCCTCGCCCTTGGCGAGCGCTTTGCGCGGCGGCCGCTCGCGCGCTGGTTCTTTGCCGACGGCCGCCAGGAAATCGCCGGCCTGTCGCTCGCCCTCAAGGCGCTTTTGCTGGCGCTCGCCACGAATATCGGCGTCGGCGGCATGGTCGAAGGCTTCCGCCAGACCTTCACCGGCTGGCTCGACGCACGGCTGATCGCAGAGATTTACTACGAGGCGGCGACGCCGGCGGACGCCGCCGACATTGAGGCCTGGGCGCAGAAGCGGCCAGAGATCACAGCAATTCTTCCCGTCTGGCGGGCGAAGACGCGCCTGTCCAACTGGCCGGTCGAAATCATCGGCCTCGCGCCGCATGAAACCTATTCCGCGCATTTCACGCTGCTCGACGGCGGCGCAGGGGCCTGGCGCGCGCTTCACGAGGAAGACGCCATCCTGATCAGCGAGCAGCTCGCGCGCCGTCTCGGCGTCGGCGTTGGATCGACGATCGACGTCCCAACGCAAAGGGACGCGTGGCGCGCGCGGATCGTCGGGGTTTTTCCCGACTACGGCAATCCGCGCGGACAAATGCGTCTCGATCACGCGCGACTCGCGCAGCAATTCAGCGACGCGTCGCGCGTGCATTATTCGCTGCGCGTGGCGCGGGACGACGTCGCCCGCGTGATGGAGGAGATGCGCCGCCGCTTCGGCGCGCGGATCGCGCGGCTCATCGACAATTCCGAAGTGAAGAGAATCTCGACGGACATTTTCGAGCGCACCTTCACGGTGACGGCGGCGCTCGATACGTTAACGCTCATCGTCGCCGCCATCGCCTTGTTCTCGAGCCTGCTGACGCTGAGCAATCTGCGCATCGCCCATATTGCGCCGGTCTGGGCCATCGGCGTGACGCGTCGCCGCCTGGCCGGCCTGGAGCTTTTGCGCATTTTGCTCTTTTCCGGGGGCGCGGCGCTCGTCGCCATTCCGCTCGGGCTCTTCATGACATGGGCGCTCGTCGCCATCGTCAATGTCGCGGCCTTCGGCTGGCGCTTGCCGATGCATGTCTTTCCCGCGCAATGGGCGGAAGTTGTCGTCGTCGCATTGCTCACCGCGCTATGCGCCGCGCTCGTCCCGGCGCTGCGGCTTGCGCGCAGCGCGCCCGTCGATCTCTTGAAGGTTTTCGCCAATGAAAGGTAA
- a CDS encoding ABC transporter ATP-binding protein produces the protein MNACTANAESTARNPISPLLSVVGLRKSYATPQGPLPVLAGVDLSLAAGGTLALMGESGSGKSTLLHLIGALDDADGGAIFIDGVNICRLSEAARAGLRRETVGFVFQQFNLIASLTVAENLAFQARLAGRFDPLWQERLTDRLGLAALESRYPEELSGGQQQRVAVGRALAVRPKLLLADEPTGNLDEAAGDAVLALTLDLVAETGCAFLMVTHSARLAARLERRVVLEAGALASA, from the coding sequence TTGAACGCCTGTACGGCAAACGCCGAGTCCACTGCGCGCAATCCGATATCTCCTTTGCTCAGCGTCGTCGGTCTGCGCAAATCCTATGCAACGCCGCAGGGGCCCCTGCCCGTGCTCGCGGGCGTCGACCTGTCGCTTGCCGCAGGCGGAACCCTGGCGTTGATGGGCGAGTCGGGGAGCGGCAAGAGCACCCTGCTCCACCTCATCGGGGCGTTGGACGACGCCGACGGCGGCGCGATCTTCATCGACGGCGTCAATATTTGCCGCCTGTCCGAGGCGGCGCGCGCGGGACTGCGGCGCGAGACGGTTGGCTTCGTCTTCCAGCAGTTCAACCTCATCGCCAGCCTCACGGTCGCGGAAAATCTCGCCTTTCAGGCGCGGCTCGCCGGTCGCTTCGATCCGCTCTGGCAAGAGCGCCTGACCGATCGGCTCGGCCTCGCGGCGCTCGAGTCGCGCTATCCCGAGGAGTTGTCGGGCGGCCAGCAGCAGCGCGTCGCCGTCGGCCGGGCGCTCGCCGTGCGGCCGAAGCTGCTGCTCGCCGACGAGCCGACGGGCAATCTCGACGAGGCGGCGGGGGACGCAGTGCTGGCGCTGACGCTCGACCTCGTCGCCGAGACGGGCTGCGCTTTCCTCATGGTGACGCATAGCGCGCGGCTCGCGGCGCGGCTCGAGCGCCGCGTGGTTCTGGAAGCGGGGGCGCTCGCGTCGGCATGA
- a CDS encoding ligase-associated DNA damage response exonuclease codes for MDLITATPQGLYCPRGDFYIDPWRPVARAIITHGHSDHARWGSERYLCQRDCAPILRKRLGDISVEAVDYGQRIDINGVAVSLHPAGHVLGSAQVRVDHGGEVWVASGDYKTEPDGVSAPFEALRCDVFITESTFGLPIYRWRPQADIMTEINDWWRENAEAGRASVIFAYGLGKAQRLLAHLDPAIGPIVSHGAIEPITDIYRAQGVALPPTTLVSQMSGKDAFARALIVAPPSAAGTAWMRRFGDYSDAFASGWMQIRGNRRRRGLDQGFPLSDHADWPGLLDAIHATGATRVYVTHGAAGALTRYLRETGLDARTMHTEYGEEEAESGAQDAQEAS; via the coding sequence ATGGATCTGATCACCGCGACGCCGCAGGGCCTCTACTGCCCGAGAGGCGACTTCTACATCGACCCCTGGCGGCCGGTCGCGCGCGCCATTATCACCCATGGCCATTCGGATCATGCGCGCTGGGGTTCGGAGCGCTACCTTTGCCAGCGCGACTGCGCGCCGATCCTGCGTAAGCGCCTGGGCGATATTTCCGTCGAGGCGGTCGATTATGGTCAGCGGATCGATATTAATGGCGTGGCCGTCTCGCTTCATCCGGCCGGCCATGTGCTGGGCTCGGCGCAAGTGCGCGTCGACCATGGCGGGGAGGTCTGGGTCGCCTCCGGCGACTACAAGACCGAGCCCGACGGGGTGAGCGCGCCCTTCGAGGCGCTGCGTTGCGATGTTTTCATCACGGAATCGACCTTCGGCCTGCCAATCTATCGCTGGCGTCCGCAGGCGGATATCATGACCGAGATCAATGATTGGTGGCGGGAAAACGCGGAAGCTGGCCGCGCCAGCGTCATTTTTGCCTATGGGCTCGGCAAGGCGCAGCGGCTCCTCGCCCATCTCGATCCCGCCATCGGCCCGATCGTCTCTCACGGCGCCATCGAGCCGATCACCGACATCTACCGCGCCCAAGGCGTCGCGCTGCCGCCAACGACGCTCGTTTCTCAGATGAGCGGCAAGGACGCCTTCGCCCGCGCCCTTATTGTTGCGCCGCCCTCCGCCGCTGGGACCGCCTGGATGCGTCGCTTCGGCGATTATTCGGACGCCTTCGCGAGCGGCTGGATGCAGATCCGCGGGAACCGGCGCCGGCGCGGCCTCGACCAGGGGTTTCCCCTGTCCGATCACGCCGACTGGCCCGGCCTTCTCGACGCGATCCACGCGACCGGCGCGACGCGTGTTTACGTCACCCATGGCGCCGCTGGCGCGCTGACGCGCTACCTGCGCGAAACCGGCCTCGACGCGCGCACGATGCATACCGAATATGGCGAGGAGGAAGCGGAGAGCGGGGCGCAGGACGCGCAGGAGGCGTCGTGA